In Salinisphaera sp. T31B1, the following are encoded in one genomic region:
- a CDS encoding catalase family protein yields the protein MNAYVRFSEDLEVEQPDEDAKIRDIVELLAATNRATFESVRHAKRDTHAKGQGFVKGTLTVVDDLPPELAQSLFAGPGRYPVVIRLATEPGAMLDDRQPAARGLAMKVFGVPGDKMAGDGRTTHDFLFNNCPILPLAEVTTYREIQALRAHYVDDPDGLADAIAARDDAELQTLFERLPNIHLLGNAYYSQSAFRYGDYVVKYGLFPNTDAQRALAEREIDADDPPGVLTEWLRDYLAAAEAGFDFRVQLQTDPRTMPIEDASVDWDQRASPYRTVARLHIPAQDPFTPERRVYSEDILSFDPWAGRADLRPLGSINRVRAKAYRASSTFRHRMNARAEHEPEHIDEIPD from the coding sequence ATGAACGCGTATGTGCGTTTTTCCGAAGATCTCGAGGTCGAACAGCCCGACGAGGATGCCAAGATCCGCGATATCGTCGAGCTGCTGGCCGCGACCAACCGCGCGACCTTCGAGTCGGTACGCCATGCCAAGCGCGACACCCACGCCAAGGGCCAGGGTTTCGTCAAGGGCACGCTGACCGTCGTCGACGATCTGCCCCCCGAACTCGCCCAGAGCCTGTTCGCCGGCCCCGGCCGTTACCCCGTGGTCATCCGACTGGCGACCGAGCCGGGTGCGATGCTCGACGACCGCCAGCCCGCAGCCCGCGGGCTGGCGATGAAGGTGTTCGGCGTGCCCGGCGACAAGATGGCCGGCGATGGCCGCACGACCCACGATTTTCTGTTCAACAACTGCCCGATACTGCCGCTGGCCGAGGTGACCACCTACCGCGAGATCCAGGCACTGCGGGCGCACTATGTCGACGACCCGGACGGCCTGGCCGATGCGATCGCCGCCCGCGACGACGCCGAGCTGCAGACGCTGTTCGAGCGGCTGCCCAATATTCATCTGCTGGGCAATGCCTACTACAGCCAGTCGGCGTTTCGCTACGGCGACTACGTGGTCAAGTACGGCCTGTTTCCCAACACCGACGCCCAGCGTGCGCTCGCCGAGCGTGAGATCGATGCGGACGACCCGCCCGGCGTGCTGACCGAATGGCTGCGCGATTATCTGGCGGCTGCCGAGGCCGGGTTCGACTTCCGGGTGCAGTTGCAGACCGATCCACGGACCATGCCGATCGAAGATGCGTCGGTGGACTGGGATCAGCGCGCCAGTCCCTATCGCACCGTGGCCCGGCTGCATATTCCGGCACAGGATCCGTTCACGCCCGAGCGGCGTGTCTACAGCGAAGACATACTGTCGTTCGACCCCTGGGCAGGCCGCGCGGATCTGCGCCCGCTGGGTTCGATCAACCGGGTGCGGGCCAAGGCCTATCGGGCGTCGTCGACTTTCCGCCACCGCATGAACGCGCGCGCCGAGCACGAGCCCGAGCATATCGACGAGATTCCCGACTGA
- a CDS encoding 2OG-Fe(II) oxygenase has product MTTATLNDRPADPSASPATGFLADLDTDGLAQRFAGDDEFLFIDRFLPPETSEQFAARIASLESTVHRNFIPKHKKGGSVSRYTLDELAPEIPALYRNPEFIAWLERLTGESLQVCPDSDPHAYALYFYTEAGDHIGWHFDTSYYAGKRYTLLLGVVDDSSSQLEFELFKHDDTRETLRDARNLRPGAMCFFNGDKVWHRITPLGDGETRISLTFEYVTDPHMGRWQRFVSNMKDSIAYFGFRQVFSRALGRKSAR; this is encoded by the coding sequence ATGACGACAGCCACCCTCAATGATCGGCCGGCGGATCCGTCGGCGTCGCCGGCGACCGGCTTTCTGGCCGATCTCGACACGGACGGCCTTGCTCAGCGGTTCGCCGGTGACGACGAGTTCCTGTTCATCGACCGGTTCCTTCCGCCCGAGACCAGCGAGCAGTTTGCCGCGCGCATCGCCTCACTCGAGTCGACCGTGCACCGGAATTTCATTCCCAAGCACAAGAAGGGCGGCAGCGTCAGCCGGTACACGCTCGACGAACTGGCTCCGGAAATACCGGCGCTGTATCGGAACCCGGAATTCATCGCCTGGCTGGAGCGGCTCACCGGCGAGTCGCTGCAGGTCTGCCCGGATTCCGATCCACATGCCTATGCGCTGTATTTCTATACCGAAGCCGGCGACCATATCGGCTGGCATTTCGATACGTCCTACTACGCCGGCAAACGTTATACGCTGCTGCTGGGTGTGGTCGACGACTCGTCCAGCCAGCTCGAGTTCGAGCTGTTCAAGCACGACGACACCCGCGAAACGCTGCGCGATGCGCGCAATCTACGCCCCGGGGCGATGTGTTTCTTCAACGGCGACAAGGTCTGGCACCGGATCACCCCGCTGGGTGACGGTGAGACTCGCATCTCGCTGACCTTCGAATACGTGACCGATCCGCATATGGGGCGATGGCAGCGGTTCGTGTCGAACATGAAGGATTCCATCGCCTATTTCGGATTCCGTCAGGTCTTCTCGCGCGCGCTGGGTCGCAAGAGCGCACGTTGA
- a CDS encoding DUF2147 domain-containing protein encodes MSRALIMALVLWLPATTAWADEPAMPGQAISGFWQTEQGEAVVEIRADPDTQTYSGRLVWLRQARYLQDDPRGIGGQRVVDRHNPDPDRRTRPLLGLTLLTGLAYHPQARDGRGQWQSGRIYDTENGKHYDCYVWLADAEHLKLHGYVGVRLLGRTTTWTRVADPARVEPEEMES; translated from the coding sequence ATGAGCCGGGCGCTAATCATGGCCCTGGTTCTGTGGCTGCCGGCGACGACCGCCTGGGCCGACGAGCCCGCTATGCCAGGCCAGGCCATCAGCGGTTTCTGGCAGACCGAGCAGGGTGAGGCCGTGGTCGAGATCCGTGCCGATCCGGACACGCAGACCTATAGCGGCCGGCTCGTATGGCTGCGCCAAGCGCGCTACCTGCAGGACGACCCACGCGGGATCGGCGGTCAGCGGGTGGTCGATCGCCACAACCCTGACCCCGACCGGCGAACACGGCCGTTGCTGGGTCTGACGCTGCTGACCGGTCTGGCTTATCACCCGCAGGCACGCGACGGCCGCGGGCAATGGCAGTCCGGGCGAATCTACGATACCGAGAACGGCAAGCACTACGACTGCTATGTGTGGCTTGCCGACGCGGAGCATCTCAAGCTGCACGGCTATGTGGGGGTACGTCTGCTGGGCCGGACCACCACCTGGACACGGGTCGCCGATCCGGCGCGAGTCGAACCCGAAGAGATGGAATCATGA